Proteins encoded in a region of the Labeo rohita strain BAU-BD-2019 chromosome 22, IGBB_LRoh.1.0, whole genome shotgun sequence genome:
- the LOC127154129 gene encoding V-set domain-containing T-cell activation inhibitor 1 — protein sequence MAIYKRILSGNLWRFFTLLSVFLMANEVSLQETVVGFIGGSVVLPCFSKKPPITIQDITVLWRNKYDLNVYEINKGKVSVEGQNQEYNNRAETFPEEYKTGNFSLKLNNLQHTDAGKYLCYIMSKESEDWIVELLIEERPERQLPNEGTKPRPEMLVMIISILCICIIFS from the exons ATGGCAATCTACAAAAGAATCTTATCTGGAAATCTCTggag GTTTTTTACTCTGCTGTCTGTGTTTCTAATGGCAAATGAAG TGTCTCTGCAGGAGACTGTTGTGGGTTTTATTGGAGGCTCtgttgttttaccttgtttttctaaaaaaccTCCAATTACAATTCAAGACATCACAGTGCTCTGGAGAAACAAGTACGACCTGAATGTGTATGAGATTAATAAAGGTAAAGTCTCTGTGGAAGGACAGAATCAAGAGTACAATAACAGAGCTGAAACCTTCCCTGAGGAGTATAAGACTGGAAACTTTTCTCTCAAACTCAACAACCTTCAACACACTGATGCAGGAAAATACCTGTGCTACATCATGTCAAAAGAGTCAGAAGACTGGATTGTTGAACTTCTTATTGAAG aGCGTCCAGAAAGACAACTACCCAACGAAGGAACAAAACCAAGACCAGAGATGCTTGTAATGATCATTTCCATTCTGtgtatttgcattatattttctTAG